In Nitrospirota bacterium, the genomic window AAAATAAAACAGAGCCGGTCATTTCTTGACCGGCTTTGTTCATCTAAGGGGATCGAACCAAAGGGAGCTTGAGGGAAAGGATTTCCCTCATGTTTCGGGAGAGGTCACGAGAGGGCAGGCCCTTTCGTGAAGCGAAGCGCGTGAGATTCCCCTTCTCGTCCACCAATCTCATAACCGTTCTCGGGCGGAAGATGTGTGAAACGCAAAGCCATGCAGGGTGCTCCTGCATGGCTTTGCTGTTCTGTCCGCGTCAACGGACTCCGGACTAAAAGAACAGCATCCCGTCGTACTCCAGAGCATAGCTGACGAGCTGCACGCCGCCCATGATCTCGGTCCCTTCGATGAGGTCCTCTTTCCGCAGATTCCTGTTCCGAGCCACCTGTTCGCAGAGCTCGAACTTGACGCCTGCCTCACGGGCTTCCGCAAGCCGCTGCTCGAAGGTCGGCATCCCGGGCGGAAGCGACCCTTC contains:
- a CDS encoding DsrE family protein, giving the protein MEERKRFAVQLSTGIRDVGKVKSALMFAALAATSGCDTVVYCVQDGADAVIKGKIREEGSLPPGMPTFEQRLAEAREAGVKFELCEQVARNRNLRKEDLIEGTEIMGGVQLVSYALEYDGMLFF